The following proteins are encoded in a genomic region of Magallana gigas chromosome 1, xbMagGiga1.1, whole genome shotgun sequence:
- the LOC105336663 gene encoding chitin synthase: MLGHKNQSADSVYKSDLPSGDVADQPPKDENSTHEKDAQTTPKANNSKCWIDEGPFQGEKLTMDKNESKFWQDLVEKYLDPKDVKMKKDLTGELKELRNNVCSGMALVNILWITVNFMFQFRSPTVVTFQLPIEDYGDEHGIYEMKIEMLGLLFIIFFLVLLLIQFCGMVMHRLGTFIHLVAITELWNPISTKQINRPPKNDSVQSIEISTLIQIRQLQEYGTKYISTPSSSEINSEQTEELRHGQSQPNLRHRLSKSETSNRTNKSSEH, from the exons ATGCTTGgtcataaaaatcaaagtgcaGATAGTGTGTACAAAAGTGACTTGCCATCTGGTGATGTAGCTGATCAACCACCCAAGGATGAGAACAGCACCCACGAAAAAGACGCTCAAACTACACCTAAG GCTAATAATTCTAAATGTTGGATAGACGAAGGCCCATTCCAAGGGGAAAAACTAACTATGGATAAAAATGAAAGCAAGTTTTGGCAGGATCTCGTCGAAAA ATACTTAGATCCTAAAGATGTAAAGATGAAAAAAGACTTAACAGGAGAATTAAAGGAACTCCGAAACAATGTATGCAGTGGTATGGCCCTTGTGAATATCTTGTGGATAACCGTCAACTTCATGTTCCAGTTCAGAAGCCCAACTGTAGTAACTTTTCAACTTCCG ATAGAAGATTATGGAGACGAACATGGCATCTATGAGATGAAAATCGAGATGTTGGGGCTGttgtttatcatattttttcttgttcttCTTTTAATCCAGTTCTGTGGCATGGTCATGCACAG ATTGGGAACATTCATACATCTCGTAGCTATTACAGAACTTTGGAATCCAATTAGCACAAAACAGATAAACCGGCCTCCAAAAAATGACAGCGTTCAATCGATCGAAATATCTACTCTGATACAAATACGACAATTACAAGAATATG gaACCAAATATATATCAACTCCATCCAGTTCTGAAATTAACAGTGAGCAGACAGAAGAGCTCCGGCATGGACAAAGTCAACCCAATCTGAGACACAGACTTAGCAAATCAGAAACAAGCAATCGAACAAACAAATCAAGTGAACATTAA
- the LOC136275814 gene encoding chitin synthase chs-2-like: protein MPEGNFMFIHLKDKTKIRRKKRWSQVMYLYYLLGYRLHMEKEYMQKKDNNVDIDDLFKMKAENTFILALDGDVDFTHGAVRILIDRMKKDKTVGAACGRIHSIGNGPIVWYQKFEYAIAHWLQKATEHVLGCVLCSPGCFSLFRGSALMDDNVMGKYVQVPTNATEVLMYDLGEDRWLCTLLFQQRKRWGPTTLANIMALLQNLEKVVKENPNISWLYIIYLGEHVNGRKIR from the exons ATGCCTGAAGGAAACTTCATGTTTATTCATTTGAAAGATAAAACTAAAATACGACGTAAAAAGAGATGGTCACAG GTCATGTATTTGTACTACTTGCTGGGATATAGACTTCATATGGAGAAAGAATACATGCAGAAAAAAGACAACAACGTTGACATCGatgatctttttaaaatgaag GCTGAGAATACCTTTATTCTTGCACTGGACGGTGATGTGGATTTCACACATGGTGCTGTCAGAATTCTCATCGATAGAATGAAGAAAGACAAAACTGTTGGGGCAGCCTGTGGACGAATACACTCTATTGGAAACG GGCCAATTGTGTGGTATCAAAAATTTGAATATGCAATTGCCCATTGGCTACAAAAAGCTACTGAACACGTCCTGGGGTGTGTGTTGTGTTCTCCAGGATGTTTCAGTCTTTTCCGAGGATCTGCTTTAATGGATGACAATGTAATGGGAAAGTATGTTCAGGTTCCCACAAATGCAACTGAAGTCCTGATGTACGACTTAG GTGAGGACCGCTGGCTGTGCACACTTCTGTTTCAACAAAGAAAGCGCTGGGGTCCGACAACGCTTGCAAATATCATGGCACTTCTACAAAACTTGGAGAAAGTTGTAAAAGAAAATCCAAATATAAGCTGGctgtacattatatatttagGTGAGCATGTAAATGGGAGGAAGATACGATAA
- the LOC136275815 gene encoding putative nuclease HARBI1 — protein sequence MLRACDEHKSICDYLNIKQKVVEGGLYGFRTVEGRLQELSPMAIIPPTTLGGSGGEQSGPQSSLVASPLGHILHSGLREGDEGIRGLRVDIVVLTCLRFLAKGDYLSETTDIHGISKSSGCLAVHRVVDAVCKALRNIEFPTSREHNSRIKASFYKNALFPNVIGAIECTQIPIQGIGTDDEHLYVCRKGLHSINVQAVVDADLRFTNAVCKFPGATHDTYILQNSSSPNFIENLHDGGRVIGDS from the exons atgctacgtgcctgtgatgaGCACAAAAGTATTTGTGATTAtctaaatatcaagcaaaaagtggtggaaggaGGCCTGTATGGATTCCGCACCGTTGAAGGGAGGCTGCAGGAGCTGAGTCCAATGGCCATAATTCCA CCTACCACTCTTGGAGGATCAGGAGGTGAACAAAGCGGGCCCCAGAGTAGCCTCGTGGCATCTCCGCTAGGACATATCCTCCATTCAGGGCTCCGGGAGGGGGACGAGGGTATTCGGG GTCTAAGAGTGGACATTGTT GTTCTAACATGCTTACGTTTCCTGGCTAAAGGAGACTACCTCTCAGAAACAACAGACATTCATGGGATCTCCAAATCATCTGGTTGTCTGGCTGTTCATCGAGTGGTCGATGCTGTCTGTAAAGCATTGCGGAACATCGAGTTCCCAACAAGTAGGGAACACAATTCACGTATCAAAGCGTCCTTCTACAAGAATGCTTTGTTCCCAAATGTGATTGGTGCCATCGAATGCACTCAGATACCCATACAAGGCATTGGAACAGATGATGAACATCTGTATGTCTGCAGAAAGGGTCTCCATTCCATAAACGTGCAAGCGGTTGTTGACGCAGATTTAAG GTTCACAAATGCCGTCTGCAAATTTCCAGGAGCAACCCATGATACGTACATTCTGCAAAACAGCTCCTCgccaaattttattgaaaacctTCATGATGGAGGTAGAGTGATAGGTGATTCTTAA